The following coding sequences are from one Reyranella humidisoli window:
- a CDS encoding molybdopterin-containing oxidoreductase family protein, with product MKSVRVVCAHDCPDMCSLIAHVDNGKVVRIQGDPDQPYTAGFACGKVNRDSDLVNSPERIATPLRRTGPKGSGQFKPITWDQALDEIAGQWKKIIDESGPEAILGYAYSAHQGLMNRGLVNGLFHALGTSRLQAGTVCDTCCETAWEVTVGPVGGADPESVVHSDMVISWGADLAATNVHFWALAEAQRKKTGMPIVVIDPRRTRSAKAADLYLPIRIGTDAALALGVMHILVRDGLANRDYIAKHTLGFDKVEADVLPKFTPARTAEITGLSVADIEKLAAMYGKARAALIRLGEGMTRLTHGGQALRTVALLPGVSGHYGVKGGGALLLTAASCDLNYAAVRKPSGPATARMVNHLRLGEELLNMKDPPIRALFIAANNPVVTCPEVHKVQKGLMREDLFTVVHDPFMTDTARYADIVLPAANYLETDDLYRAYGAYWMQWGQKAVEPAGEARSNFHVAQALAQRMGITDRIFSLSPREAAEEFFKGSTGPASKVDRNELFAGVPLNIKHDWDGQPFKTPSGKLEFYSEQLAKQGLPPMPDWEADPIEAQEAAKWPLRLLTAPGYFQAHTAFSGVGFLREREGKPFCILHPEDAARRGLKDGDRVRLFNDRGEIGLMLRVTDEVQPGVLLVPGQRPVGEAVSGTINMLCSDRYTDMGEGATYQSTWLEVAPWKETAAA from the coding sequence GTGAAATCCGTTAGAGTTGTTTGTGCTCACGATTGTCCCGACATGTGCTCGCTCATTGCACATGTCGACAACGGCAAGGTTGTGCGCATCCAGGGTGACCCCGATCAGCCGTACACGGCGGGTTTTGCCTGCGGCAAGGTCAACCGCGACAGCGACCTCGTAAACTCACCCGAACGCATCGCCACGCCGCTGCGCCGCACCGGCCCCAAGGGCTCTGGCCAGTTCAAGCCCATCACCTGGGATCAGGCGCTCGACGAGATCGCCGGCCAGTGGAAGAAAATCATCGATGAGAGCGGGCCCGAAGCCATCCTGGGCTACGCCTACTCCGCCCATCAGGGCCTGATGAACCGCGGGCTGGTGAACGGCCTGTTCCATGCGCTCGGGACCTCGCGCCTTCAGGCCGGCACGGTCTGCGACACCTGCTGCGAGACGGCCTGGGAAGTGACGGTCGGCCCGGTGGGCGGCGCCGATCCCGAATCGGTCGTGCATTCCGACATGGTGATCTCGTGGGGCGCCGACCTCGCGGCCACCAACGTGCATTTCTGGGCGCTTGCCGAAGCGCAGCGCAAGAAGACCGGCATGCCGATCGTCGTGATCGATCCGCGCCGCACGCGCAGCGCCAAGGCCGCCGACCTCTATCTGCCGATCCGGATCGGCACCGATGCGGCGCTGGCCCTCGGCGTCATGCACATCCTCGTGCGCGACGGCCTCGCCAACCGCGACTACATCGCCAAACACACGCTGGGCTTCGACAAGGTCGAGGCCGACGTGCTGCCGAAGTTCACGCCGGCGCGCACAGCCGAGATCACCGGTCTTTCCGTCGCCGACATCGAGAAGCTTGCGGCGATGTACGGCAAGGCCAGGGCCGCCCTGATCCGCCTCGGCGAGGGCATGACCCGCCTCACCCATGGCGGCCAGGCGTTGCGCACCGTGGCACTGCTGCCGGGTGTTTCGGGCCACTACGGCGTGAAGGGCGGCGGCGCGCTGCTGCTCACGGCCGCCTCGTGCGACCTCAACTATGCCGCCGTGCGCAAGCCGTCCGGCCCGGCGACAGCGCGCATGGTGAACCATCTGCGCCTCGGTGAAGAGCTCCTGAACATGAAGGATCCGCCGATCCGCGCGCTGTTCATCGCTGCCAACAATCCCGTCGTGACCTGCCCCGAGGTGCACAAGGTCCAGAAGGGCCTGATGCGGGAGGACCTGTTCACCGTCGTGCACGACCCGTTCATGACCGACACGGCGCGCTACGCCGACATCGTCCTGCCGGCGGCCAATTATCTCGAGACCGACGATCTCTATCGTGCCTATGGCGCCTACTGGATGCAGTGGGGCCAGAAGGCAGTAGAGCCGGCCGGCGAAGCACGTTCCAACTTCCATGTCGCGCAGGCGCTGGCGCAGCGCATGGGAATCACCGACAGGATCTTCAGCCTGTCGCCGCGCGAGGCCGCCGAGGAGTTCTTCAAGGGCTCGACCGGCCCCGCCTCGAAGGTCGACCGCAACGAGTTGTTCGCCGGCGTGCCACTCAACATCAAGCACGACTGGGACGGCCAGCCCTTCAAGACGCCGTCGGGCAAGCTCGAATTCTACTCCGAGCAGTTGGCCAAACAGGGCCTGCCACCCATGCCCGATTGGGAAGCCGATCCGATCGAGGCCCAGGAAGCCGCGAAGTGGCCTCTCCGCCTGCTGACGGCGCCGGGCTACTTCCAGGCCCACACCGCCTTCTCCGGCGTCGGCTTCCTGCGCGAGCGCGAAGGCAAGCCCTTCTGCATCCTGCATCCCGAGGATGCCGCAAGGCGTGGCTTGAAGGACGGTGACCGAGTTCGCCTGTTCAACGACCGTGGCGAGATCGGCCTGATGCTCAGGGTCACCGACGAGGTCCAGCCGGGCGTCCTGCTCGTGCCCGGCCAGCGCCCCGTGGGCGAGGCCGTGTCCGGCACGATCAACATGCTCTGCTCGGACCGCTACACCGACATGGGCGAAGGTGCGACCTACCAGAGCACGTGGCTCGAAGTGGCGCCCTGGAAGGAAACGGCAGCAGCCTGA
- the rpmE gene encoding 50S ribosomal protein L31, with amino-acid sequence MQEKIHPDYHTITVVMTDGTSFETKSTWGKEGASLRLDIDPKTHPAWTGVRQSIDRGGRVQRFRNRFGMIGSDKKDAPAEAKADAEKK; translated from the coding sequence ATGCAAGAGAAGATTCACCCCGACTACCACACCATCACCGTGGTGATGACCGACGGCACGTCCTTCGAGACGAAGTCGACCTGGGGCAAGGAAGGCGCCAGCCTGCGCCTCGACATCGATCCCAAGACGCATCCGGCGTGGACCGGCGTGCGCCAGAGCATCGATCGCGGCGGCCGCGTGCAGCGCTTCCGTAATCGCTTCGGCATGATCGGCAGCGACAAGAAAGATGCGCCGGCCGAAGCCAAGGCCGACGCCGAGAAGAAGTAG
- the cyaY gene encoding iron donor protein CyaY, whose amino-acid sequence MTDSAFETLADSLLATLEEALGEHVDAELQGGILTVEGDAGTWIVNKHAPTRQIWLSSPVSGARHYAFDAAAGQWLDTRGGGDLLVALGDELGVDLNWQAP is encoded by the coding sequence ATGACCGATTCAGCCTTCGAGACCCTCGCCGACAGCCTCCTCGCGACCCTCGAGGAGGCGCTTGGCGAGCATGTCGATGCCGAACTCCAGGGCGGCATCCTGACGGTCGAAGGCGATGCCGGAACCTGGATCGTCAACAAACATGCACCCACCCGGCAAATCTGGCTGAGTTCGCCGGTCAGCGGCGCCCGCCATTACGCGTTTGACGCCGCGGCGGGCCAGTGGCTGGACACGCGCGGCGGTGGCGACTTGTTGGTGGCGCTGGGCGACGAGCTGGGGGTGGACTTGAACTGGCAGGCACCATGA
- a CDS encoding ABC transporter transmembrane domain-containing protein: MNRFGGLALLGPYLRPYRGRTILALLSLLVAAGTVLAFGACLRALIDRGFAQGRPDILNYALASLLAVAVVLAIASGARFYLVSWLGERVVGDLRRDLFDHVVRLGPAWFEVKRSGDVMSRISADAQLIEQVIGSSASVALRNTLMCLGGVVMLVVTNPKLALWTLAVVPLTVIPIIVFGRQVKALSREAQARMGEMVSEGAETLDGVRTVQAFAQEDRAALRFGEATERSFVAATRRVSRRAIMTTLVIFIVFSAVGFLLWMGGHDVLTGRITAGDLSAFVFYAVLVASSGGAISETIGDLQRASGAAERLAELRAEPPSIAEPANPKPLPRPVKGAVSFEEVSFRYPTRTDSLALDRFNLAVAPGETVAIVGPSGAGKTTAFNLLLRFYDPEKGAIRLDGIDIRELALSDLRRSLAIVPQDPTLFSASVADNIRYGRPEATDGEVRAAAEAASALGFIEALPNGFATDLGARGVRLSGGQRQRIAIARALLCDPAVLLLDEATSALDAESEQAVQQALDRVMHKRTTLVIAHRLATVQKADRIVVIDEGRVADIGTHAELVRRGGLYARLAELQFNLSAVAAD, encoded by the coding sequence ATGAACCGGTTTGGCGGCCTGGCCCTGCTGGGGCCCTATCTGAGGCCCTATCGCGGCCGGACGATCCTGGCGCTGCTGTCGCTGCTGGTCGCGGCCGGGACGGTGCTGGCCTTCGGCGCCTGTCTGCGCGCCCTGATCGACCGCGGATTCGCCCAGGGGCGCCCCGACATCCTGAACTACGCCCTGGCCTCCCTGCTGGCTGTCGCGGTCGTGCTGGCGATCGCCTCGGGCGCGCGCTTCTACCTCGTCTCCTGGCTGGGCGAGCGGGTGGTCGGCGACCTGCGCCGCGACCTCTTCGACCATGTCGTGCGGCTGGGACCGGCCTGGTTCGAGGTCAAGCGCTCGGGCGACGTGATGAGCCGCATCTCGGCCGACGCCCAGCTCATCGAGCAGGTGATCGGCTCCTCGGCTTCGGTGGCGCTGCGCAACACGCTGATGTGTCTCGGTGGCGTCGTGATGCTGGTCGTCACCAATCCGAAGCTCGCGCTGTGGACGCTCGCGGTGGTCCCGCTGACGGTCATTCCGATCATCGTGTTCGGCCGCCAGGTCAAGGCGCTGTCGCGCGAGGCGCAGGCGCGCATGGGCGAGATGGTGTCGGAAGGCGCCGAAACGCTCGATGGCGTGCGTACGGTCCAGGCCTTCGCCCAGGAAGATCGCGCCGCGCTGCGGTTCGGTGAGGCGACCGAGCGATCTTTCGTCGCCGCGACCCGCCGCGTGTCGCGCCGTGCCATCATGACCACGCTGGTCATCTTCATCGTGTTTTCCGCCGTCGGCTTCCTGCTGTGGATGGGCGGGCACGACGTGCTGACCGGCCGCATCACCGCCGGCGATCTTTCGGCCTTCGTGTTCTATGCCGTGCTGGTCGCCAGTTCCGGCGGTGCCATCAGCGAGACGATCGGCGACCTGCAGCGCGCTTCGGGTGCGGCGGAACGGCTGGCCGAGCTGCGGGCCGAACCGCCGTCGATCGCCGAGCCGGCAAACCCGAAGCCGCTGCCCCGGCCCGTGAAGGGGGCGGTCTCGTTCGAGGAGGTCTCGTTCCGCTATCCGACCCGAACCGACTCGCTGGCGCTGGACCGCTTCAATCTCGCCGTCGCCCCGGGGGAGACGGTGGCGATCGTCGGACCGTCGGGTGCCGGCAAGACCACGGCCTTCAACCTGTTGCTGCGCTTCTACGATCCGGAGAAGGGCGCGATCCGCCTCGATGGCATCGACATCCGCGAACTGGCGCTCTCAGACCTGCGCCGCTCGCTGGCCATCGTCCCGCAGGACCCGACCCTGTTCAGCGCCTCCGTCGCCGACAACATCCGCTATGGCCGGCCGGAAGCCACCGACGGCGAGGTGAGGGCCGCGGCCGAGGCGGCGTCGGCGCTGGGCTTCATCGAGGCCTTGCCCAACGGCTTTGCGACCGACCTCGGCGCGCGCGGGGTGCGCCTGTCGGGCGGACAGCGCCAGCGCATCGCCATCGCCCGGGCGCTGCTGTGCGATCCGGCCGTGCTCCTGCTCGACGAGGCAACCAGCGCCCTCGATGCCGAGAGCGAGCAGGCGGTACAGCAGGCGCTCGACCGGGTGATGCACAAGCGGACGACCCTGGTCATCGCACATCGGCTGGCCACGGTGCAGAAGGCCGACCGGATCGTCGTCATCGACGAGGGGCGGGTGGCGGACATCGGCACGCATGCCGAACTCGTGCGCCGGGGCGGACTGTATGCCCGGTTGGCCGAACTGCAGTTCAACCTGTCGGCGGTCGCCGCGGATTGA
- a CDS encoding autotransporter family protein translates to MKIGTPRAHIIAGLAFALASLCVSLAPASAQPSCNSLNLDPASQQCAQYQGQYGVLATFATPAYSTPNNSIMTSDLSIVEGIYGNATVGQRNQAAANYYLSNSQYNVWNQISPSSQILSTLTAFPQLGVSAPLSIALSSQIPGSAGVYQSITNTLNTIVGTNTIVGFQQVDPLKDAFNSYLTAFRGTTTPYSYPSPGPNQTPGQNDPRPFQISNAIASNPWSASQASAAAIQNQIGEWGAPGSGGGLQMSGGFPSGHSTVGDTTSLLYAMLLPQAYQSLMVSSQQFGLSRNILGVHHPLDVIGARILAYYTTTQLLADEPNYVFPIPIPSISTFPAYLSALSSDLTATLNSTYGSAITAVPYAACASNIVGCIANGSLPSAAQFAAANQAYANQATYGFQPVGPTNLAAVVPANAYLLIATRFPYLNSAQLTEVLATTELPSGGVLDDGKGWVRLNLFKAAGGYGAFNSSVAVTLDASLGGFNAVDMWSNDISGPGGLTKSGTGLLILGGNNSFTGGTTVTQGTLALSGTMVGNLTIQPGASFVSGGGYSVASGATLENAGTFQSVNASLVNQGTLNNSGTLNTDLVNTGTATNTGTINGSIANTGNFIQAAGAFANGATLINNGIFTGNVINTGVLGGNGTFVGTVTNNGIVSPGNSIGTLNVVGTLTQAPGSGFQVETTGAGQADRVNVSGAPGTATIAGGTVTLSGASGVYAPSTTYTILNATGGVTGTFANANSLYPFLQPSLSYDATNVFLTLKPGGFGAGAATPNQAAVGRVLDASVAGSSGDLATIIGTMATYTSAQGQAAMNAISGQNYSGFGTANLGSGLLFMNSLGQQMGLARGGFGGGQRVALAQACETGLPDACDGAPSPWSLWGNALGGTGSIAGNANSATLTYNAGGFATGIDYRFDPRFVAGVGVGFSSGNQWASGFSGQGTTSSYQASLYASFTQGAFYLDGMAGYGYNDNQMTRQIVLPNLAARTAQGRTGANQFLGQLEAGYRIGLYEPAAMSVTPFARFQGLTNSQYGFTESGAGALNLSVAAQTTGSARSVLGAEFAGAFGAEGREKLAVQMRLGWAHEYADTSRPVTAAFAGAPGASFTVFGAASQRDTATLSLAANTAVAQGVALYARYDGEVGYGTSTHALNAGFRVTW, encoded by the coding sequence ATGAAGATCGGCACCCCGCGAGCGCACATTATCGCGGGCTTAGCGTTCGCTCTGGCGTCGCTGTGCGTTTCCCTGGCTCCAGCGTCGGCGCAACCAAGCTGCAACAGCTTAAATCTGGATCCCGCAAGTCAGCAGTGTGCCCAGTACCAGGGGCAGTATGGCGTTCTGGCCACCTTCGCGACGCCGGCCTACTCGACACCGAACAACAGCATAATGACCAGCGATCTTTCGATCGTCGAAGGCATCTATGGGAACGCGACCGTGGGTCAACGGAACCAGGCCGCAGCCAACTACTATCTCTCCAACTCACAATACAACGTATGGAACCAGATATCTCCGTCGAGCCAGATCCTGTCGACCCTGACGGCTTTCCCCCAGCTCGGGGTATCGGCACCGCTGTCGATAGCATTGAGCAGCCAAATCCCTGGCTCAGCGGGTGTCTATCAATCGATCACCAACACTTTGAATACGATCGTGGGCACGAATACGATCGTGGGCTTTCAGCAGGTGGATCCTCTCAAGGACGCCTTCAACTCCTATTTGACGGCCTTTCGGGGAACAACGACTCCCTATTCTTACCCATCCCCCGGTCCGAATCAGACCCCTGGGCAAAACGACCCCCGGCCTTTCCAGATCAGCAATGCGATCGCATCGAATCCCTGGTCGGCCAGTCAAGCCAGCGCCGCCGCAATCCAAAATCAGATTGGGGAATGGGGTGCGCCCGGCTCGGGCGGCGGCCTTCAGATGTCCGGCGGCTTTCCGAGTGGACATTCAACTGTCGGCGACACGACCTCTCTTCTGTACGCCATGCTGCTGCCGCAGGCCTACCAAAGCTTGATGGTCTCGTCCCAGCAATTCGGCCTGAGCCGCAATATCCTTGGCGTGCACCATCCGCTCGACGTCATCGGTGCACGGATACTCGCGTACTACACGACAACGCAGCTCCTGGCGGATGAACCGAACTACGTTTTTCCCATTCCGATCCCGAGCATATCGACCTTCCCTGCCTACCTCTCCGCACTCTCCAGTGATCTCACGGCGACACTCAATAGCACCTACGGCAGCGCAATAACCGCGGTTCCCTATGCGGCATGTGCCTCGAATATCGTGGGCTGCATAGCCAATGGATCCCTCCCATCCGCCGCGCAGTTTGCCGCCGCCAATCAGGCCTATGCGAACCAGGCGACATACGGCTTCCAGCCGGTTGGCCCGACCAACTTGGCCGCCGTCGTCCCGGCAAATGCTTACCTGCTGATCGCCACGCGCTTTCCCTATCTCAACAGCGCTCAACTCACCGAGGTGCTGGCCACCACGGAGCTGCCTTCGGGCGGCGTGCTGGACGATGGAAAGGGTTGGGTGCGCCTGAACCTCTTCAAGGCTGCAGGCGGATACGGCGCGTTCAATTCCAGCGTGGCTGTGACGCTTGATGCTTCCCTGGGCGGGTTCAATGCGGTCGACATGTGGAGCAATGACATCTCGGGCCCGGGAGGACTCACCAAGAGCGGCACCGGCCTGCTCATCTTGGGTGGTAATAACAGCTTTACCGGCGGAACGACGGTAACGCAGGGCACGCTCGCCCTCTCGGGTACCATGGTGGGCAACCTCACGATCCAGCCGGGTGCCAGCTTCGTCAGCGGTGGCGGGTATTCGGTCGCCTCGGGTGCCACGCTGGAAAACGCCGGCACATTCCAGTCAGTGAACGCGAGCCTCGTGAACCAGGGCACGTTGAACAACAGCGGTACCCTGAACACCGACCTCGTCAATACAGGGACGGCAACAAATACCGGCACCATCAACGGCAGCATCGCCAACACCGGCAACTTCATCCAGGCAGCAGGCGCTTTCGCCAACGGCGCTACTCTGATCAACAACGGGATCTTCACCGGCAATGTGATCAACACCGGCGTGCTGGGTGGCAACGGTACCTTCGTCGGCACGGTTACGAACAACGGGATCGTGTCTCCTGGGAACTCCATCGGCACGCTGAACGTGGTGGGCACCCTGACGCAGGCCCCCGGCAGCGGCTTCCAGGTCGAGACCACCGGCGCCGGCCAGGCCGATCGCGTCAATGTGAGCGGCGCGCCGGGCACCGCCACCATCGCCGGCGGCACGGTGACCCTGAGCGGCGCGTCCGGCGTCTATGCGCCCAGCACCACCTACACCATCCTCAATGCCACCGGCGGCGTCACCGGCACCTTCGCCAACGCCAACAGCCTCTACCCCTTCCTGCAACCCTCGCTCTCCTACGACGCCACCAACGTCTTTCTGACGTTGAAGCCCGGCGGCTTTGGCGCGGGCGCGGCCACGCCCAACCAGGCCGCCGTCGGCCGCGTGCTGGATGCGAGCGTCGCGGGCTCCAGCGGCGATCTCGCCACCATCATCGGCACCATGGCGACCTACACCTCCGCTCAGGGCCAGGCAGCCATGAACGCCATCAGCGGTCAGAACTATTCCGGCTTCGGCACCGCCAACCTCGGCAGCGGCCTGCTGTTCATGAACTCGCTCGGCCAGCAGATGGGCCTCGCCCGCGGCGGCTTCGGGGGCGGCCAGCGCGTGGCCCTCGCACAGGCCTGCGAGACCGGCCTCCCCGACGCCTGCGACGGCGCGCCCAGCCCGTGGAGCCTGTGGGGCAACGCCCTCGGCGGCACCGGCAGCATCGCCGGCAACGCCAACAGCGCCACCCTCACCTACAATGCCGGCGGCTTCGCCACCGGCATCGACTATCGCTTCGATCCCCGCTTCGTGGCCGGTGTCGGCGTGGGCTTCAGCAGCGGCAACCAGTGGGCCAGCGGCTTCAGCGGCCAGGGCACCACCAGCAGCTACCAGGCCAGCCTGTACGCCTCCTTCACCCAGGGCGCCTTCTATCTCGATGGCATGGCGGGCTACGGCTACAACGACAACCAGATGACGCGCCAGATCGTGCTGCCCAACCTGGCGGCGCGCACCGCCCAGGGGCGCACCGGGGCCAACCAGTTCCTCGGCCAGCTCGAGGCCGGCTACCGCATCGGCCTCTACGAACCGGCCGCGATGTCCGTCACGCCCTTCGCCCGCTTCCAGGGCCTGACCAACAGCCAGTACGGCTTCACCGAAAGCGGCGCCGGCGCGCTCAATCTTAGCGTGGCGGCGCAGACCACCGGCTCGGCCCGCAGCGTGCTGGGCGCGGAGTTCGCCGGCGCCTTCGGCGCCGAGGGCCGCGAGAAGCTCGCCGTCCAGATGCGGCTGGGCTGGGCGCACGAATACGCCGACACGTCGAGGCCGGTGACCGCCGCCTTCGCCGGCGCGCCGGGCGCCAGCTTCACCGTCTTCGGTGCGGCCTCGCAGCGCGACACCGCCACGCTCAGCCTCGCCGCCAACACCGCCGTCGCCCAGGGCGTCGCCCTCTACGCACGCTACGACGGCGAAGTGGGCTACGGCACCTCCACCCACGCCCTCAACGCCGGATTCAGGGTGACATGGTAG
- a CDS encoding AMP-binding protein: protein MIPRGLSYDDAMTQFRWPRPERFNIGRAVCERHAPDTLAMIVENGDGTVRNWTFGQLLAASSRLANALASRGIGKGDRVAVFLSQGAELTICHLAGYRMGAVVLPLFTLFGEEAIEYRLSNAGASAVITDMNQLPKLLAVRDRLPDLKTVIVIGAGAHGSAFLDWDRLLGAASDSFSTVDTAAEDPALLIYTSGTTGQPKGALHAHRMMLGCIPAVEQWLGHWPRGNEVMWTPAEWAWIAGLYDALFPAWYYGTPVLAHRFAKFDPERAFAMLAKHRVGVSFIPPTALKMMRQVHRPQDRWNYDIRAISTGGEAMGEELLSWGRDTFGTTISEGYGQTEMNLMLLNSPDWFEVRPGSCGRACPGRKVAVVDGDGNVLPPGQEGQIAGWRHDPIVMLEYWRNPEATARKYAGDWLLTGDLGTIDEDGYVFFKSRDDDVITSGGYRIGPGEIEECLMKHPAVAMVGVVGVPDKVRTEIVKAFVQLRPEIAATDALKADLANFVKTRLAAHEYPREVEFVDELPLTTTGKILRRELRRLNAERKAAKRR, encoded by the coding sequence ATGATCCCGCGCGGTCTTTCCTACGACGACGCCATGACGCAATTCCGCTGGCCCCGGCCCGAGCGGTTCAACATCGGCCGCGCCGTCTGCGAACGGCATGCGCCCGACACGCTGGCGATGATCGTCGAGAACGGCGACGGTACGGTGCGCAACTGGACCTTCGGGCAGCTGCTGGCCGCCAGTTCGCGGCTGGCCAATGCGCTGGCCTCGCGTGGCATCGGCAAGGGCGACCGGGTCGCGGTGTTCCTGAGCCAGGGCGCCGAGCTCACGATCTGCCATCTCGCCGGCTACCGGATGGGCGCCGTCGTGCTGCCGCTGTTCACGCTGTTCGGCGAGGAGGCGATCGAGTACCGGCTGTCCAATGCCGGGGCCTCGGCCGTCATCACCGACATGAACCAGCTCCCGAAGCTGCTGGCGGTGCGGGACCGCCTGCCCGATCTGAAGACGGTGATCGTGATCGGCGCCGGCGCGCACGGCAGCGCCTTCCTCGACTGGGACCGCCTGCTCGGTGCAGCGTCCGACAGCTTCTCCACGGTCGACACGGCGGCCGAGGATCCGGCCCTGCTGATCTACACGTCCGGTACCACGGGCCAGCCCAAGGGCGCGCTGCATGCCCATCGCATGATGCTGGGCTGTATCCCCGCCGTGGAGCAGTGGCTCGGCCACTGGCCGCGCGGCAACGAGGTGATGTGGACGCCGGCCGAATGGGCCTGGATCGCCGGCCTCTATGATGCGCTGTTCCCCGCCTGGTACTACGGAACCCCGGTGCTGGCGCATCGCTTCGCCAAATTCGATCCCGAGCGCGCCTTCGCCATGCTGGCCAAGCACCGCGTCGGGGTGAGCTTCATTCCGCCGACCGCGCTCAAGATGATGCGCCAGGTCCACAGGCCGCAGGACCGCTGGAACTACGACATCCGCGCGATCAGCACCGGCGGCGAGGCGATGGGCGAGGAGCTGCTGAGCTGGGGCCGCGACACGTTCGGCACGACCATCTCCGAAGGCTATGGCCAGACCGAGATGAACCTCATGCTGCTGAACTCGCCCGACTGGTTCGAGGTCCGCCCCGGCTCCTGCGGCCGCGCCTGCCCCGGCCGCAAGGTCGCGGTGGTCGATGGCGACGGCAACGTCCTGCCGCCCGGCCAGGAAGGCCAGATCGCCGGCTGGCGGCACGATCCCATCGTCATGCTGGAATACTGGCGCAACCCCGAGGCCACCGCGCGCAAATACGCCGGCGACTGGCTGCTGACCGGCGACCTCGGCACTATCGACGAGGACGGCTACGTCTTCTTCAAGAGCCGCGACGACGACGTCATCACCTCGGGCGGCTACCGGATCGGCCCGGGCGAGATCGAGGAATGCCTGATGAAGCATCCGGCCGTGGCGATGGTCGGGGTGGTGGGCGTGCCGGACAAGGTCCGCACCGAGATCGTCAAAGCTTTCGTCCAGCTCAGGCCCGAGATCGCCGCCACCGACGCGCTGAAAGCCGACCTCGCCAACTTCGTGAAGACCCGTCTCGCCGCGCACGAATATCCGCGCGAGGTCGAGTTCGTGGACGAACTGCCGCTCACCACGACCGGCAAGATCCTGCGCCGCGAACTGCGCCGCCTCAATGCCGAGCGCAAGGCCGCGAAACGGCGCTGA
- a CDS encoding D-sedoheptulose-7-phosphate isomerase produces the protein MSIAGYLQASIGVLQDCIDHAPIQNVERAIVEIGRTFDTGKPLLVCGNGGSASDASHIAGELVGRFLKERRALNCICLSADSAVLTAWANDYAYETVFARQVEAYGAAGGTLLGLSTSGNSKNVVEAFKAAKSMGMTTIALTGEGGGDLARHADILIDVPSRHTPLVQQAHACLYHYICERVEAGRPG, from the coding sequence ATGAGTATCGCTGGATACCTTCAGGCGTCCATCGGCGTGCTGCAAGACTGTATCGACCATGCGCCGATCCAGAACGTCGAACGCGCCATCGTCGAGATCGGCCGGACCTTCGACACGGGCAAGCCGCTTCTGGTCTGCGGAAACGGCGGCTCGGCCAGCGACGCCTCGCACATTGCGGGAGAACTGGTCGGACGTTTCCTGAAGGAGCGGCGGGCACTGAACTGCATCTGCCTCTCAGCCGACTCCGCCGTGCTCACCGCCTGGGCCAACGACTATGCCTACGAGACCGTCTTCGCACGCCAGGTCGAGGCCTATGGCGCTGCGGGCGGGACGCTTCTGGGCCTCAGCACATCGGGCAATTCGAAGAACGTGGTCGAAGCCTTCAAGGCGGCGAAATCCATGGGCATGACGACGATCGCGCTGACGGGGGAAGGGGGCGGCGATCTCGCCCGGCATGCCGACATCCTCATCGACGTGCCCAGCAGGCACACGCCGCTCGTCCAGCAGGCGCATGCCTGCCTCTATCACTACATTTGCGAGCGCGTGGAGGCGGGGCGACCGGGCTAG
- a CDS encoding D-glycero-alpha-D-manno-heptose-1,7-bisphosphate 7-phosphatase, whose product MPFSDSRLIDGVALWCEALTSRVSNGRPALFCDRDGVIVEEVGYLGKPEDVRIIPAAASLIRAANDRGIRVVVVTNQSGIGRGYFGWEDFRAVQGRMVEELARSGAEIDLVVASAHHEAGGGVFASEAHRWRKPGPGMILLAREKLNVDLRASLIVGDKLSDLEAGHAADIGNGLLVRTGHGEDAVRNLASAFFGRMKVSVAADASGALAWLETIA is encoded by the coding sequence ATGCCCTTCTCCGACAGTCGCCTGATCGACGGCGTCGCCCTGTGGTGCGAGGCCCTCACCTCGCGCGTATCGAACGGCCGACCGGCGCTGTTCTGCGACCGCGACGGCGTGATCGTCGAAGAAGTCGGCTATCTCGGAAAACCCGAGGATGTCCGGATCATTCCGGCCGCCGCATCCCTGATCCGAGCGGCGAACGATCGCGGGATCCGGGTCGTCGTCGTCACCAACCAGAGCGGTATCGGACGCGGCTATTTTGGCTGGGAGGATTTCCGTGCCGTCCAGGGCAGGATGGTCGAAGAGCTGGCCAGATCGGGCGCCGAGATCGATCTGGTCGTCGCCAGCGCCCACCACGAAGCCGGCGGCGGTGTCTTCGCGTCGGAAGCCCATCGGTGGCGCAAGCCCGGCCCCGGCATGATCCTGCTGGCCCGGGAAAAACTGAACGTCGACCTTCGGGCATCGCTGATCGTCGGCGACAAGCTCAGCGATCTCGAAGCCGGCCATGCGGCAGACATCGGCAACGGCCTCCTTGTGAGGACCGGTCATGGCGAAGACGCCGTAAGGAACCTCGCCAGCGCCTTTTTCGGCCGAATGAAGGTCAGTGTGGCCGCGGACGCGTCCGGCGCGCTCGCATGGCTGGAAACGATCGCCTAG